One genomic window of Prochlorococcus sp. MIT 0801 includes the following:
- a CDS encoding LysR family transcriptional regulator, which produces MVEIPFTLDQLRILKAIVDEGSFKKAADSLFVTQPAVSLQVQNLEKQLDIAIFDRGGRKAQLTEAGKLLLNYCEKILGECQETCKAVEDLNNLKGGSITIGASQTTGTYLMPRMIGLFRQKYPEVSVQLQIHSTRRTGWSVANGQIDIAIIGGQLPLELNESLEVIPFATDELALVLPTNHALSKSKELTKEDLYSLRFITLDNQSTTRKVLDQLLVSSGLDVQRLHIEMELNSLEAIKNAVQSDLGAAFLPIVSIERELSGGSIHRPIVADLEVKRELKVITNPGRYSSRAAEAFTQDILPLFASSFSPLFIPQN; this is translated from the coding sequence ATGGTTGAGATCCCATTCACTCTTGATCAGTTAAGAATCCTTAAAGCAATCGTTGATGAGGGGAGCTTTAAAAAAGCTGCTGACAGTCTCTTTGTTACGCAACCGGCTGTAAGTTTGCAAGTCCAAAATCTAGAAAAACAACTAGATATTGCCATATTTGACAGAGGTGGAAGGAAAGCCCAACTAACTGAAGCTGGAAAGCTTCTTCTAAATTACTGTGAGAAAATTTTAGGGGAATGCCAAGAAACTTGCAAAGCAGTTGAAGATTTAAATAATCTCAAAGGGGGATCTATCACTATTGGAGCTAGTCAAACTACTGGTACTTACTTGATGCCAAGGATGATTGGACTTTTTAGACAAAAGTACCCAGAAGTTTCAGTTCAACTTCAAATTCATAGCACTAGAAGAACAGGATGGAGTGTTGCGAATGGCCAAATAGATATTGCTATCATCGGAGGCCAACTTCCACTAGAGTTAAATGAATCCCTAGAAGTTATTCCTTTTGCAACTGATGAGTTAGCTCTTGTTTTACCGACTAATCATGCATTATCGAAGTCAAAAGAACTCACAAAAGAAGATCTTTATAGTCTTAGGTTTATTACCTTAGACAATCAATCAACCACAAGAAAAGTCTTAGATCAACTCTTGGTCTCTTCTGGATTGGACGTCCAGAGGTTACATATAGAAATGGAATTAAACTCTCTTGAAGCCATAAAAAATGCTGTTCAATCTGATCTAGGCGCAGCTTTTCTCCCCATAGTGTCAATTGAAAGAGAATTATCCGGAGGAAGTATTCATAGACCAATTGTTGCAGATCTAGAAGTCAAAAGAGAACTAAAAGTAATCACCAATCCTGGCAGATATTCATCTAGAGCTGCCGAAGCCTTCACACAAGACATATTGCCTTTATTTGCTAGTTCATTTTCGCCACTATTTATTCCTCAAAATTAA
- a CDS encoding DUF3172 domain-containing protein, giving the protein MNQGPNNRRPSSRRRSDLARRKEGNRFNSRRDSNVRDQYVSRDSRFKSSGPSDGGGGSGGIKINSNTIAILAGVLVIGVGIGSLITSTTSGGQGNIASQQQLDMAVPDPDFCRQYGASAFVIDVEMYTTLNPSTSFVTQPALQPGCVIRRENWTVLQKQGAINNEDVRECKQRMNTFAYIGSIRDQPIVRCVYQADVNENKFIIRGAEEDAVGINKEAIQF; this is encoded by the coding sequence ATGAATCAAGGTCCTAATAATCGAAGACCATCATCTCGTAGAAGATCAGATTTAGCGAGAAGAAAAGAAGGGAACAGATTTAACTCTAGAAGAGATTCAAATGTTAGAGATCAATATGTATCAAGAGATAGTCGATTTAAATCTTCAGGTCCCTCAGATGGAGGTGGAGGCAGTGGTGGTATAAAAATCAACTCTAATACAATTGCTATTTTGGCTGGAGTATTGGTAATTGGCGTGGGTATAGGAAGCCTAATCACAAGCACAACTTCAGGTGGCCAGGGAAATATTGCAAGTCAGCAACAACTAGATATGGCAGTTCCGGATCCCGACTTTTGCAGACAATACGGTGCAAGTGCCTTTGTTATCGATGTTGAAATGTACACGACCCTAAACCCCTCTACAAGCTTTGTGACACAACCTGCTCTTCAACCAGGTTGTGTCATTAGAAGAGAAAATTGGACTGTTTTGCAAAAGCAAGGAGCTATAAATAATGAAGATGTTAGAGAATGCAAGCAGAGAATGAATACATTTGCCTATATAGGTTCAATTAGAGACCAGCCAATTGTGCGTTGTGTTTATCAAGCAGATGTTAATGAAAATAAATTTATAATTAGAGGTGCTGAAGAAGATGCTGTTGGTATCAATAAAGAGGCTATACAATTTTAA
- a CDS encoding NAD(P)H-quinone oxidoreductase subunit M, whose protein sequence is MSDTILKCTTRHVRIFTAVVENNDLILDNGHLTLDIDPDNEFLWSDQSIKKVQDYFRELVDLQADKELSDYSLRRIGSLLEDFIRKLLKDGELSYNPSSKVMNYSMGLPRTKDLL, encoded by the coding sequence ATGAGCGATACTATTCTCAAATGCACAACGAGACATGTCAGAATATTTACTGCAGTAGTCGAAAATAATGATTTAATTTTAGATAATGGGCATTTGACTTTAGATATTGATCCCGATAATGAATTTCTTTGGAGCGATCAATCTATAAAAAAGGTTCAAGATTATTTTCGTGAATTAGTGGACTTGCAAGCCGATAAAGAATTAAGTGATTACAGCTTGAGAAGAATAGGATCCTTGCTTGAAGATTTTATTAGAAAGTTGCTTAAAGACGGAGAACTTAGTTATAACCCAAGCAGTAAGGTAATGAACTATTCCATGGGATTACCTCGAACTAAAGACTTATTATGA
- a CDS encoding methylenetetrahydrofolate reductase: protein MKSKLQNRLESGLSAVTAEIMPPRGGNTALALSKAIKLKDLVHGFNVTDGSRAIMRMSSLALCKLLLEANLEPVLQLSCRDRNRIALQAELLGAHALGITNILCLTGDPVRVGDQSQAKSVQDFNSIELINQVTSLNKGIDPVSDLLPDGPTDLFAGAAADPNCRGFDGLRRRIELKKNAGANFLQTQMVMDPKVLERFCKEITEPMKIPVLAGVFLLKSSKNAQFINRVVPGACIPESIISRLESSSNPIDEGISIAAEQVKSFLGIAQGVHIMAVKAEQQIPMILDRANIN from the coding sequence GTGAAATCTAAACTTCAAAATCGTCTTGAATCTGGCCTATCAGCTGTTACTGCTGAAATCATGCCTCCTAGAGGAGGTAATACAGCTTTAGCTCTTTCAAAAGCCATCAAATTAAAAGACCTTGTGCATGGTTTTAACGTTACAGATGGCAGCAGGGCAATTATGAGAATGAGTAGCCTAGCCCTATGCAAGCTGCTTTTAGAGGCGAATCTTGAACCAGTCTTACAATTATCATGTAGGGATAGGAATCGAATCGCATTACAAGCTGAATTACTAGGAGCACATGCTCTAGGGATAACAAATATCCTCTGTTTAACAGGCGATCCTGTACGAGTAGGAGACCAATCTCAAGCCAAATCGGTTCAAGATTTCAACTCAATAGAACTTATTAATCAAGTCACATCACTTAACAAAGGAATAGATCCCGTGTCTGATTTATTACCTGATGGCCCAACTGATTTATTCGCTGGAGCTGCAGCTGATCCAAATTGCAGAGGGTTTGATGGCTTACGAAGGAGAATCGAACTCAAAAAAAACGCGGGTGCAAATTTCCTTCAAACTCAAATGGTTATGGACCCAAAAGTACTTGAACGATTTTGCAAGGAAATCACAGAGCCTATGAAAATCCCTGTTTTAGCTGGGGTTTTTCTACTCAAATCTTCCAAAAATGCACAATTCATTAATCGTGTAGTACCAGGAGCATGCATACCCGAATCAATTATTTCCAGACTTGAAAGTTCATCAAATCCTATTGATGAAGGCATATCAATTGCTGCTGAGCAAGTAAAAAGTTTTCTAGGTATTGCTCAAGGAGTTCACATTATGGCCGTTAAAGCAGAACAACAAATACCGATGATTTTAGATAGAGCAAATATTAATTAG
- the pds gene encoding 15-cis-phytoene desaturase: MRVAIAGAGLAGLSCAKYLADAGHTPFVYESRNVLGGKVAAWKDEDGDWYETGLHIFFGAYPNMLQLFKELNIEDRLQWKSHSMIFNQPEEPGTYSRFDFPDLPAPINGVAAILSNNDMLSWPEKISFGIGLVPAMLRGQDYVEDCDKYSWTEWLKKQNIPERVNDEVFIAMSKALNFIGPDEISSTVLLTALNRFLQEKNGSKMAFLDGAPPERLCQPIVDHIRALGGDVFLNSPLKKINLKEDGSVENFLIGSAKESHGKEIQADAYVSAMPVDIFKTILPNEWASQDIFRKLEGLQGVPVINIHLWFDRKLTNIDHLLFSRSPLLSVYADMSITCKEYEDPNRSMLELVFAPAKDWIGRKDEEIIDATMQELKKLFPIHFSGEDQAKLRKYKVIKTPKSVYKAVPGCQDLRPDQKTPISNFFLTGDYTMQKYLASMEGAVLSGKICAEKIQISTDIGSGSS; this comes from the coding sequence ATGCGCGTAGCAATCGCTGGAGCCGGATTGGCAGGACTCTCATGTGCAAAATACTTAGCCGATGCTGGTCATACGCCATTTGTTTATGAGTCAAGAAACGTACTTGGTGGAAAAGTTGCTGCTTGGAAAGATGAGGATGGAGACTGGTATGAGACTGGACTACATATATTTTTTGGAGCTTATCCAAACATGCTTCAGCTTTTTAAAGAGCTAAATATTGAAGATCGTCTTCAATGGAAAAGTCACTCAATGATTTTCAACCAACCAGAAGAACCTGGTACATATAGCCGTTTCGACTTCCCTGATCTTCCTGCTCCAATAAACGGAGTGGCAGCGATTTTAAGCAACAATGACATGCTTAGCTGGCCTGAAAAGATTTCGTTTGGAATAGGACTAGTACCAGCCATGTTGCGCGGCCAAGATTATGTAGAAGATTGTGATAAGTACTCTTGGACGGAATGGCTGAAAAAACAAAATATACCCGAAAGAGTAAATGATGAAGTTTTTATAGCAATGAGTAAGGCACTTAATTTCATAGGTCCTGATGAAATTTCCTCAACGGTTTTACTAACTGCATTAAACCGCTTCTTACAAGAAAAAAACGGATCAAAAATGGCATTTCTTGATGGAGCCCCACCAGAAAGGCTTTGTCAACCAATTGTTGATCACATTAGAGCTTTAGGAGGCGACGTTTTTCTAAATAGCCCACTCAAAAAAATCAATTTAAAAGAAGATGGATCTGTTGAAAATTTCTTAATAGGTAGTGCCAAAGAATCTCATGGGAAAGAAATACAAGCGGACGCATATGTCAGCGCAATGCCCGTTGATATTTTTAAAACAATTTTGCCAAATGAATGGGCCTCTCAAGATATTTTCAGAAAACTTGAGGGACTTCAAGGAGTTCCAGTTATCAATATTCATCTTTGGTTTGATCGAAAACTTACAAATATTGATCACCTGCTATTCAGCAGATCTCCACTTTTGAGTGTTTATGCCGACATGAGCATAACTTGTAAAGAATATGAAGATCCAAATCGTTCAATGCTTGAATTAGTTTTTGCTCCTGCAAAAGATTGGATCGGTCGTAAAGACGAGGAAATAATTGACGCAACAATGCAAGAATTGAAGAAACTTTTTCCCATACATTTCTCAGGGGAAGATCAAGCTAAATTGCGAAAATATAAAGTAATAAAAACACCAAAATCAGTCTACAAAGCTGTTCCTGGATGCCAAGATTTAAGGCCAGATCAAAAAACTCCGATAAGCAACTTTTTCTTAACTGGTGATTACACAATGCAAAAATACCTCGCGTCGATGGAAGGTGCAGTGTTAAGTGGAAAAATATGTGCAGAAAAAATCCAAATCTCGACTGACATAGGTTCAGGTTCTTCTTAG
- a CDS encoding NDP-sugar synthase yields the protein MKAMILAAGKGTRVQPITHVIPKPMIPILQKPVMEFLLELLKEHGFTEVMVNVSHLAEEIENYFRDGQRFGVEIAYSFEGRIEDGELIGDALGSAGGLKKIQDFQKFFDDTFVVLCGDALIDLDLSEAVKRHKEKGALASLITKRVSKDQVSSYGVVVTDEEDRVKAFQEKPSIENALGDKINTGIYLFEPEIFNYIPSGKPFDIGSDLFPKLVEEGAPFYALAMDFEWVDIGKVPDYWRAIRNVLKGDVRQVEIPGKQVRPGIYTGLNVAANWDKINVKGPIYVGGMTRIEDGVTIVGPSMIGPSCCICEGATIDNSIIFDYSLIGPGVQLVEKLVFGRYCVGKEGDHFDLQEAALDWLITDARRQDLGEPSPQQKAMAELLGTDLIGSTN from the coding sequence ATGAAGGCGATGATCCTGGCCGCTGGTAAAGGAACCCGAGTTCAGCCGATCACACATGTGATTCCAAAGCCAATGATTCCTATCCTTCAGAAACCTGTAATGGAGTTTCTGTTGGAACTTCTCAAGGAGCACGGTTTTACTGAGGTTATGGTCAATGTTTCACATCTAGCAGAGGAAATAGAAAATTATTTCCGAGATGGACAAAGATTTGGAGTTGAAATTGCATATAGCTTTGAAGGTCGTATTGAAGACGGAGAATTAATTGGTGATGCACTTGGATCCGCGGGCGGGCTGAAAAAGATTCAAGATTTTCAAAAGTTTTTTGATGATACTTTTGTCGTCTTGTGTGGTGATGCACTAATTGATTTGGATTTATCTGAAGCAGTAAAACGACATAAAGAAAAAGGTGCATTGGCTAGTTTGATAACTAAACGTGTCTCAAAAGATCAAGTAAGTAGTTATGGCGTTGTTGTAACTGATGAAGAAGATCGAGTTAAAGCTTTTCAAGAAAAACCTTCTATTGAGAATGCTCTAGGCGATAAGATTAATACTGGAATTTATTTATTTGAGCCTGAAATTTTTAATTATATTCCATCTGGAAAACCCTTTGATATTGGCTCAGATTTGTTTCCAAAATTAGTAGAAGAAGGAGCACCTTTCTATGCTTTAGCCATGGATTTTGAGTGGGTTGATATTGGCAAAGTACCAGATTATTGGAGAGCAATTAGGAATGTACTTAAAGGTGATGTTAGACAGGTTGAAATACCCGGAAAGCAAGTGAGACCTGGAATCTATACTGGTTTAAATGTTGCAGCTAATTGGGATAAAATAAATGTGAAAGGACCAATCTATGTTGGTGGAATGACAAGGATTGAAGATGGTGTAACTATCGTTGGGCCTTCTATGATTGGTCCAAGTTGTTGTATTTGTGAAGGAGCAACAATTGATAATTCAATAATCTTTGATTATTCATTAATTGGGCCAGGAGTTCAACTTGTGGAGAAGTTAGTCTTTGGTAGATATTGTGTTGGTAAAGAAGGTGATCACTTTGATTTACAGGAAGCTGCTTTAGATTGGTTGATAACTGATGCCAGAAGACAGGACTTAGGCGAACCGTCACCCCAACAAAAAGCAATGGCTGAATTATTAGGTACTGATCTGATTGGTTCTACTAATTAA
- a CDS encoding NnrU family protein: MTLSDTHGSSFVMILLLFCFAVIHSGGAALRVKAEEVIGARAWRLIFAFVSIPSAVILVGYFIAHRYDGVRFWNFQGISELIPVIWILSAVSFLFLYPATYNLLEIPAVLKPKVRIYASGIIRVTRHPQAIGQIIWCFAHLLWIGTSFMLVTCMGLIAHHLFAIWHGDKRLTLRFGKEFDEIKKKTSVVPFLAVLDGRQKLQIKEFLRPSQMGILIAVFFFWWSHKFISVGAQRFLSFDLTELLARIA, encoded by the coding sequence ATGACACTTTCAGATACTCATGGTTCCAGTTTTGTGATGATATTACTTTTATTTTGTTTTGCTGTTATTCATAGTGGTGGAGCGGCTTTAAGGGTGAAAGCAGAAGAGGTGATTGGAGCAAGAGCATGGAGATTGATTTTTGCTTTTGTAAGTATTCCTTCAGCTGTCATTTTGGTTGGTTACTTTATTGCTCATCGTTACGATGGAGTGAGATTTTGGAACTTTCAAGGGATTAGCGAACTAATTCCTGTGATTTGGATATTAAGTGCAGTTAGTTTTCTTTTTTTGTACCCAGCTACTTATAACCTTTTAGAAATCCCGGCTGTCTTAAAGCCCAAAGTAAGAATTTACGCATCAGGAATTATTAGAGTAACTCGCCATCCCCAGGCAATTGGTCAAATTATTTGGTGCTTTGCACATTTACTTTGGATTGGCACAAGTTTTATGCTTGTAACTTGTATGGGATTGATTGCCCACCATTTATTTGCTATCTGGCATGGTGATAAAAGACTTACTCTCAGATTCGGAAAAGAATTTGATGAAATCAAGAAAAAAACATCAGTCGTGCCTTTCCTGGCAGTGTTGGATGGACGACAAAAATTACAAATAAAAGAATTTCTTAGGCCCTCTCAAATGGGGATTCTTATTGCAGTATTTTTTTTCTGGTGGTCCCATAAATTTATTTCTGTTGGAGCTCAGAGATTTCTCTCTTTTGATTTAACTGAATTACTAGCAAGAATTGCCTAA
- a CDS encoding NAD(P)H-quinone oxidoreductase subunit 5, protein MHSAADFAWLIPLLPLCGAVLIGLGLISFNDLFNRSRKPVAITLLTSVGASAFISYAVLAEQLSGQPPVEHLFIWASAGSFELPMGYVIDPLAAVMLALVTTIAFLVMIYSHGYMAHDPGYVRFFTYLALFSSSMLGLIVSPNLLEIYVFWELVGMCSYLLVGFWYDRDGAAHAAQKAFIVNRVGDFGLLLGILGLFWATGSFDFHGIADGLSVAVDSGTVPMWAALTLCILVFMGPMAKSAQFPLHVWLPDAMEGPTPISALIHAATMVAAGVFLVARLDPLFSQFPFVGLFIAIIGTVTCFLGASIALTQMDLKKGLAYSTVSQLGYMMLAMGCGAPVAGMFHLVTHACFKAMLFLGSGSVIHAMEEVVGHEPILAQDMRLMGGLRKKMPITAITFFIGCIAISGIPPLAGFWSKDEILGQAFNAFPILWFIGFLTAGMTAFYMFRLYFLTFEGDFRGENKEMQLSLLSLAGKEKDEDHEDHKIGKIHESAWPMTFPLAVLAIPSVLIGFIGVPWNSIFANLLDPVEAVEAAEKFSWGEFLPLAIASVAISSAGILLAVLTYYLKRLDLGVSLSKKYPQINSFLQEKWYLDDINEKIFVKGSRKLAREVLEVDAKVVDGVVNLTGLLTLGSGEGLKYFETGRAQFYALIVFGGVIALVALFGVIGA, encoded by the coding sequence ATGCACTCGGCTGCAGATTTTGCTTGGTTAATTCCACTTCTTCCTCTTTGTGGGGCAGTTTTGATTGGGTTGGGATTAATTAGTTTTAACGATCTTTTTAATCGTTCAAGGAAACCCGTTGCAATAACCCTTTTGACTTCCGTAGGTGCTTCGGCATTTATTAGCTATGCAGTTTTAGCTGAACAACTCTCAGGTCAGCCTCCAGTTGAACACTTGTTTATTTGGGCAAGTGCAGGCTCATTTGAGTTGCCAATGGGATATGTGATTGATCCTCTAGCTGCAGTGATGCTCGCTCTTGTAACTACAATTGCTTTCTTGGTAATGATTTATTCCCATGGTTATATGGCGCATGATCCTGGGTATGTTCGTTTTTTTACTTATCTAGCTTTATTCAGCAGCTCAATGCTTGGCCTAATTGTTAGTCCAAATTTGCTTGAAATATACGTTTTCTGGGAATTGGTTGGTATGTGTTCATATTTATTAGTTGGCTTTTGGTATGACAGAGACGGTGCTGCCCATGCAGCTCAAAAGGCTTTTATTGTAAATAGAGTGGGTGACTTTGGCTTGTTGCTTGGTATTTTGGGTCTTTTTTGGGCAACAGGTAGTTTTGATTTTCATGGCATCGCTGATGGTTTATCAGTGGCAGTTGATTCTGGGACAGTACCAATGTGGGCGGCCTTGACTCTTTGCATACTTGTTTTTATGGGGCCCATGGCTAAGTCTGCACAATTTCCTTTGCATGTTTGGTTGCCCGATGCAATGGAAGGCCCAACCCCCATATCTGCGCTGATCCATGCAGCAACAATGGTTGCTGCGGGAGTTTTTTTAGTAGCAAGGCTTGATCCTTTGTTTAGCCAGTTCCCTTTCGTTGGATTATTTATTGCAATTATTGGAACTGTCACTTGTTTCCTAGGTGCATCGATCGCCTTGACTCAAATGGACTTAAAAAAAGGTTTGGCTTATAGCACAGTTTCTCAACTTGGATACATGATGCTTGCGATGGGATGTGGTGCACCAGTTGCAGGAATGTTCCACCTTGTCACTCATGCTTGTTTTAAGGCCATGTTATTCCTTGGTTCAGGCTCAGTTATTCATGCCATGGAGGAAGTCGTTGGTCATGAACCAATTCTTGCTCAAGACATGCGATTAATGGGGGGCCTACGTAAAAAAATGCCTATTACAGCAATAACTTTTTTCATTGGTTGCATTGCTATAAGTGGCATACCTCCTCTCGCAGGTTTTTGGAGTAAAGATGAAATTCTTGGTCAAGCCTTTAATGCTTTTCCAATTCTTTGGTTTATTGGTTTTCTAACGGCAGGAATGACAGCTTTCTACATGTTTAGGCTTTATTTTCTAACTTTTGAGGGAGACTTTCGTGGCGAAAATAAAGAGATGCAGCTTTCATTGCTTTCTTTAGCAGGTAAAGAGAAAGATGAAGATCATGAAGATCATAAAATTGGCAAAATACATGAATCTGCTTGGCCCATGACATTTCCCTTGGCAGTTTTGGCAATTCCTTCTGTCTTGATTGGATTTATAGGTGTTCCCTGGAACAGTATTTTTGCAAACTTGTTAGATCCTGTGGAAGCTGTTGAAGCTGCAGAAAAGTTTAGTTGGGGAGAATTCCTTCCACTTGCAATTGCCTCTGTCGCAATCTCATCTGCAGGGATATTATTGGCTGTATTAACTTATTATTTAAAAAGACTTGATCTTGGTGTTTCTCTATCCAAGAAGTACCCTCAAATTAATTCATTTCTTCAGGAAAAATGGTACTTAGATGATATTAATGAGAAAATTTTTGTAAAAGGCAGTAGAAAACTCGCAAGAGAAGTACTAGAAGTAGACGCAAAAGTAGTTGATGGAGTTGTCAATCTGACAGGATTATTGACTCTTGGTAGTGGAGAAGGTCTTAAATATTTTGAGACAGGAAGAGCTCAGTTTTACGCATTGATTGTTTTTGGAGGAGTAATTGCTCTGGTTGCACTTTTTGGAGTTATCGGTGCATGA
- a CDS encoding segregation/condensation protein A has translation MPVDFLTQSADSGARLAIRLLQDAAERGDIDPWDVDVIPVVDGFLDQLKQRIEIPKKISQHFSQNGGSYEVDLAQSSEAFLAASVLVGLKAEVLEAEMFTVDMEVEADSDFDFGEQGWLDDSFQLPLRPERHLFRRPVAPPPFRRPVTLGELINQLETIAESLKNDDLNNRRKLRQKKLSNREVIAQVSSLAHREKLPETTAALAIFINKWEQALHWVDFELLVESWKENSASDDLDTDRVGVFWALLFLCSQGKVEIVQKGSLFSPISLKRLLQPGMVAQLPIASLDVTDVSPAAA, from the coding sequence TTGCCAGTTGATTTCTTAACTCAATCTGCAGATTCTGGCGCGAGACTTGCTATTCGCTTATTGCAAGATGCTGCTGAAAGAGGAGATATAGATCCTTGGGATGTGGATGTTATTCCAGTTGTAGATGGTTTTTTGGACCAACTTAAACAGCGTATTGAAATTCCAAAAAAGATTTCACAACATTTCAGCCAAAATGGTGGAAGTTATGAGGTTGATCTGGCTCAGAGTAGTGAGGCCTTTTTAGCGGCTTCTGTTTTGGTTGGTTTAAAGGCGGAGGTCCTTGAAGCTGAAATGTTCACCGTTGATATGGAAGTTGAAGCTGATTCAGACTTCGATTTTGGTGAACAGGGTTGGCTAGATGACAGTTTCCAATTACCTCTTCGACCAGAGAGACATCTTTTTAGAAGGCCAGTTGCACCTCCTCCATTTAGAAGGCCAGTTACTCTTGGAGAATTAATAAATCAGCTTGAGACAATTGCCGAATCTTTGAAAAATGATGATTTGAATAATCGTAGAAAGTTACGACAAAAAAAATTAAGTAATAGGGAGGTTATTGCTCAGGTTTCATCTCTTGCTCATCGAGAAAAATTGCCTGAAACCACTGCTGCGCTAGCGATTTTCATAAATAAGTGGGAGCAAGCTTTGCATTGGGTTGATTTTGAATTATTAGTTGAGAGTTGGAAAGAAAATTCGGCCTCAGATGATTTGGATACAGATAGAGTAGGGGTCTTTTGGGCTTTATTATTTTTATGCTCTCAGGGCAAGGTGGAGATTGTTCAAAAAGGTTCTTTGTTCTCTCCTATAAGTCTAAAGAGGCTTTTGCAACCAGGAATGGTTGCTCAACTTCCCATCGCTTCTCTAGACGTGACAGATGTCTCGCCGGCTGCTGCTTAG
- a CDS encoding NAD(P)H-quinone oxidoreductase subunit 4: protein MLISEPIQADFPWLSLSILFPIVGALIVPFIPDRGEGKEVRWYALIIALITFLITVAAYFKGFDPSQEGLQLYEKVSWLPDLGLTWSVGADGLSMPLILLTSFITSLAVLAAWPVSYKPKLFFFLILAMDGGQIAVFAVQDMLLFFLAWELELFPVYLFLAIWGGKKRQYAATKFIIYTAGSSLFILLAGLAMGFFQGGGVPDFGYTHLAQQDFGRGFQLLCYSGLLIAFGVKLPIVPLHTWLPDAHGEATAPVHMLLAGILLKMGGYALLRFNAQLLPDAHAQFAPLLIVLGVVNIIYAALTSFAQRNLKRKIAYSSISHMGFVLIGIGSFSSLGTSGAMLQMVSHGLIGASLFFLVGATYDRTHTLQLDEMGGIGQNMRIMFALWTACAFASLALPGMSGFISELMVFVGFVTDEVYTLPFRIVVASLAAIGVILTPIYLLSMLREIFFGKENAKLISKAKLVDAEPREIYIIACLLVPIIGIGLYPKIMTDTYISSIDGLVKRDLLAVERIRSDRATIISNTNLSIGTIEAPLLD from the coding sequence ATGTTAATTTCTGAGCCAATTCAAGCCGATTTCCCTTGGTTAAGTTTATCCATATTGTTTCCCATTGTTGGAGCATTGATTGTTCCTTTTATTCCAGATAGAGGAGAGGGGAAAGAAGTTCGATGGTATGCACTAATAATTGCTTTAATTACTTTTCTAATTACTGTCGCTGCTTACTTCAAAGGCTTTGATCCAAGTCAAGAAGGCCTGCAATTATATGAAAAAGTTAGCTGGCTTCCTGATCTTGGATTGACTTGGTCTGTTGGCGCAGATGGCTTATCAATGCCATTGATATTGCTTACAAGCTTTATAACTTCTCTTGCCGTTTTGGCGGCATGGCCAGTTAGCTATAAGCCAAAATTATTTTTCTTTTTAATTCTCGCCATGGATGGCGGCCAGATAGCTGTCTTTGCAGTTCAAGATATGTTGCTTTTCTTTCTCGCTTGGGAATTGGAGTTGTTCCCCGTTTATTTATTCCTTGCAATCTGGGGCGGAAAGAAGAGGCAATATGCGGCGACCAAATTTATTATCTATACAGCAGGAAGCTCGTTATTTATTCTCCTTGCTGGTCTTGCGATGGGTTTCTTTCAAGGAGGAGGGGTACCAGATTTCGGTTATACCCATTTGGCTCAGCAAGATTTTGGGAGGGGTTTTCAACTGCTTTGTTATTCAGGCTTGTTAATAGCATTTGGGGTCAAACTTCCTATTGTTCCTCTACATACTTGGTTGCCCGATGCCCATGGAGAGGCCACTGCTCCAGTACATATGCTTTTAGCAGGCATCTTGTTAAAGATGGGTGGATATGCTCTCCTTAGATTTAATGCACAATTACTGCCAGATGCTCATGCTCAATTTGCTCCATTGTTAATTGTATTGGGAGTAGTAAATATTATTTATGCAGCTTTAACTTCTTTTGCTCAAAGAAATTTAAAAAGAAAAATTGCCTACAGCTCAATAAGTCATATGGGTTTTGTCTTAATAGGTATTGGAAGCTTTAGCTCTTTAGGTACTAGTGGTGCAATGTTGCAAATGGTTAGCCACGGCTTAATAGGAGCAAGCTTGTTTTTCCTCGTTGGTGCAACTTACGACAGAACTCACACCCTTCAATTAGATGAAATGGGTGGTATTGGTCAAAATATGAGGATTATGTTTGCTTTATGGACAGCATGTGCTTTCGCTTCTCTTGCTTTACCTGGAATGAGTGGGTTTATCTCAGAATTAATGGTTTTTGTTGGGTTCGTAACAGATGAAGTTTATACTCTCCCATTTAGGATTGTTGTTGCTTCATTAGCAGCAATTGGAGTCATTTTGACACCTATATATTTATTATCGATGCTCAGAGAAATCTTCTTCGGTAAAGAGAATGCAAAGTTAATATCTAAAGCAAAGTTAGTAGATGCTGAACCTAGAGAGATCTATATTATTGCTTGTTTATTAGTTCCCATTATTGGAATTGGTTTGTATCCAAAAATTATGACTGATACTTATATTTCATCAATTGATGGATTGGTTAAAAGAGATTTGTTAGCCGTTGAGAGAATTAGAAGTGATCGAGCAACAATTATTAGCAATACAAACTTATCAATTGGGACTATTGAAGCGCCTCTTTTAGATTGA